The following coding sequences are from one Terriglobales bacterium window:
- a CDS encoding type II CAAX endopeptidase family protein, whose protein sequence is MLFLVLLRLVLIPVVFGAVRPFRHRLEPSVGDISDALLLACILLGTFIMSKLERRPVLLYGLRDSVALPRFLSGTLTGFASLTLMLLGLRATHHLMFGPRSMGGSQLLVAALLNLLGFLIVALFEENAFRGYALHTLSEGIGFWPAAIVMSLLFAALHVQNPGESKVGIAAVFAFGMMLAFSLWRTGSLLWAIGFHFMWDYSESFLYGVPDSGFVQPEHLLSTRLSGPTWITGGSVGPEGSWFIFVVLAIVTLLIHFAYPHRQFEKNLIHHGDTERTEKT, encoded by the coding sequence GTGCTCTTCTTGGTTTTGCTCAGACTTGTCCTGATCCCGGTAGTCTTTGGCGCTGTCAGGCCGTTCCGTCATCGCCTGGAACCGAGCGTCGGAGACATATCGGACGCGCTGCTGCTTGCATGCATTCTGCTGGGCACGTTCATCATGTCAAAGCTGGAGCGTCGCCCCGTACTTTTGTACGGGCTGAGGGACTCCGTCGCACTTCCCCGTTTTTTGTCAGGAACGCTGACCGGATTCGCGTCACTAACCCTAATGCTTTTGGGCCTACGCGCGACTCATCACCTCATGTTCGGACCTCGTTCCATGGGGGGATCGCAACTTCTCGTCGCTGCACTGCTGAATCTGCTTGGCTTCCTGATTGTCGCGCTCTTTGAAGAAAACGCATTCCGAGGATATGCCCTACACACCCTGTCCGAAGGGATTGGATTCTGGCCGGCGGCGATCGTGATGTCGCTACTCTTTGCGGCACTACACGTGCAAAATCCGGGCGAATCGAAGGTCGGAATAGCCGCAGTGTTTGCCTTTGGGATGATGCTCGCATTCTCGCTGTGGCGCACGGGAAGCTTGCTCTGGGCAATTGGATTTCACTTCATGTGGGACTACTCAGAGAGCTTCTTGTACGGCGTTCCGGATAGCGGATTCGTTCAACCAGAACATCTCCTGAGCACGCGTCTGTCCGGTCCAACGTGGATCACCGGAGGAAGCGTTGGTCCTGAGGGAAGCTGGTTCATATTCGTCGTCTTGGCTATCGTCACATTACTAATTCATTTCGCATATCCGCACCGACAATTTGAGAAAAACCTGATTCACCACGGAGACACTGAGCGCACGGAGAAGACTTGA